Proteins encoded together in one Hylaeus volcanicus isolate JK05 chromosome 3, UHH_iyHylVolc1.0_haploid, whole genome shotgun sequence window:
- the LOC128874080 gene encoding transketolase-like protein 2 isoform X1, producing the protein MANYHKPESKTIQELKDIATKLRIHSIDATQASKSGHPTSCSSMAEIMSVLFFHTMRYKVSAPRDPSSDRFVLSKGHAAPILYAAWAQAGLFPTSELLNLRKIDSDLEGHPTPRLNFVDVGTGSLGQGLSVAAGMAYVGKNFDKANYRVYCLIGDGEAAEGSIWEALHFSSYYKLDNLCAIFDINRLGQSEPTSLQHNMEVYRKRLEAFGFNALVVDGHDVEELAKAFHEAQNTKERPTAILAKTFKGKHFPNIEDLENWHGKPLGNKANEVIQHLTGMLKNPGPLGLHPQKPLVDDAPLVDISNIKLASPPSYKLGEQVASRLAYGTALAKLAKNNPRVIALDGDTKNSTFAEKIKTVDPARFIEGFIAEQNVVGVAIGAACRDRTVAFVSAFATFFTRAFDQIRMGAISQTNVNFVGSHCGVSIGEDGPSQMGLEDIAMFRTVPGSTVFYPSDAVSTERAVELAANTKGICFVRTSRPATAVLYKNDEPFAVGKGKVVKSSPKDRVLVVGAGVTLHEALKAADELSKAGINVRVIDPFTIKPLDAQLILKNAKEVGGKVITVEDHYAEGGLGDAVLSVVALEKNVVVKKLAVTEVPRSGPPNVLLEKYGISANKIVAAVQEVLKL; encoded by the exons tCATCCAACATCATGTTCCTCGATGGCAGAAATTATGTCCGTGTTGTTTTTCCATACAATGCGTTACAAAGTATCGGCACCGCGCGATCCGAGCAGCGACAGATTTGTTCTGAGCAAAGGTCATGCAGCACCTATTCTTTATGCAG CATGGGCACAGGCAGGTCTTTTCCCAACCAGTGAATTGCtgaatttgagaaaaattgataGCGATTTGGAAGGTCATCCTACTCCACGACTTAACTTTGTTGATGTGGGAACTGGTTCCCTTGGACAAGGTCTCTCTGTTGCAGCAGGCATGGCCTATGTTGGAAAAAATTTCGACAAGGCTAATTATCG CGTGTACTGTCTAATTGGTGATGGAGAAGCAGCAGAAGGTTCCATTTGGGAAGCACTTCATTTTTCGTCTTACTACAAATTAGACAATCTCTGCGCGATCTTCGACATAAATCGCCTGGGTCAGAGCGAGCCCACGTCTCTTCAACACAACATGGAAGTTTACCGTAAAAGACTCGAAGCTTTTGGTTTTAACGCTTTGGTTGTCGATGGTCACGATGTCGAAGAATTGGCTAAG GCCTTCCACGAAGCACAAAATACGAAAGAACGCCCAACTGCTATTCTAGCAAAAACCTTTAAGGGCAAGCACTTCCCCAATATCGAAGATCTAGAAAACTGGCATGGGAAACCTCTTGGCAACAAAGCCAATGAAGTAATTCAGCATTTAACCGGAATGTTGAAAAACCCTGGCCCCCTTGGGTTGCACCCCCAGAAACCACTGGTTGACGATGCTCCACTCGTAGACATCAGCAATATTAAGCTAGCATCTCCTCCAAGTTATAAACTGGGAGAACAAGTAGCTTCAAGATTGGCTTATGGCACTGCTCTAGCTAAG ctGGCCAAAAATAATCCTCGCGTAATCGCTCTGGACGGTGACACGAAAAACTCTACGTTCGCGGAAAAAATTAAGACCGTCGATCCAGCCCGATTCATCGAAGGTTTTATCGCTGAACAAAACGTTGTAGGAGTTGCGATAGGTGCAGCCTGCAGAGACAGAACCGTTGCGTTCGTGTCTGCCTTTGCAACCTTCTTCACACGCGCCTTTGATCAG ATCCGTATGGGTGCTATTTCACAAACCAATGTTAACTTTGTTGGTTCCCATTGTGGTGTTTCAATCGGAGAAGATGGTCCATCACAGATGGGTTTGGAGGATATAGCTATGTTCCGTACGGTACCTGGTTCCACCGTCTTCTACCCGAGCGATGCTGTTTCAACAGAACGTGCCGTTGAACTAGCAGCTAATACGAAAGGCATATGTTTCGTACGTACTTCCCGCCCTGCTACCGCGgttctatataaaaatgacGAACCATTCGCCGTTGGCAAGGGTAAGGTGGTTAAATCTTCCCCAAAAGATCGAGTACTCGTTGTCGGAGCTGGTGTAACTCTACACGAGGCACTCAAAGCTGCTGACGAATTGTCTAAAGCTGGAATAAACGTTCGAGTAATCGATCCGTTCACAATTAAACCACTCGATGCTCAATTGATTCTAAAGAACGCCAAAGAGGTTGGTGGTAAGGTCATTACGGTCGAAGATCATTACGCGGAAGGTGGTTTAGGCGATGCAGTTTTGTCGGTAGTTGCTTTGGAAAAGAATGTTGTAGTTAAAAAGCTGGCCGTTACGGAAGTTCCTCGTTCTGGACCACCAAACGTATTGTTGGAGAAATATGGAATTAGTGCGAACAAAATCGTCGCTGCCGTTCAAGAAGTTTTAAAGTTGTaa
- the LOC128874080 gene encoding transketolase-like protein 2 isoform X2 translates to MVRDSNMEKLQDLANRLRIECIQATEASKSGHPTSCSSMAEIMSVLFFHTMRYKVSAPRDPSSDRFVLSKGHAAPILYAAWAQAGLFPTSELLNLRKIDSDLEGHPTPRLNFVDVGTGSLGQGLSVAAGMAYVGKNFDKANYRVYCLIGDGEAAEGSIWEALHFSSYYKLDNLCAIFDINRLGQSEPTSLQHNMEVYRKRLEAFGFNALVVDGHDVEELAKAFHEAQNTKERPTAILAKTFKGKHFPNIEDLENWHGKPLGNKANEVIQHLTGMLKNPGPLGLHPQKPLVDDAPLVDISNIKLASPPSYKLGEQVASRLAYGTALAKLAKNNPRVIALDGDTKNSTFAEKIKTVDPARFIEGFIAEQNVVGVAIGAACRDRTVAFVSAFATFFTRAFDQIRMGAISQTNVNFVGSHCGVSIGEDGPSQMGLEDIAMFRTVPGSTVFYPSDAVSTERAVELAANTKGICFVRTSRPATAVLYKNDEPFAVGKGKVVKSSPKDRVLVVGAGVTLHEALKAADELSKAGINVRVIDPFTIKPLDAQLILKNAKEVGGKVITVEDHYAEGGLGDAVLSVVALEKNVVVKKLAVTEVPRSGPPNVLLEKYGISANKIVAAVQEVLKL, encoded by the exons tCATCCAACATCATGTTCCTCGATGGCAGAAATTATGTCCGTGTTGTTTTTCCATACAATGCGTTACAAAGTATCGGCACCGCGCGATCCGAGCAGCGACAGATTTGTTCTGAGCAAAGGTCATGCAGCACCTATTCTTTATGCAG CATGGGCACAGGCAGGTCTTTTCCCAACCAGTGAATTGCtgaatttgagaaaaattgataGCGATTTGGAAGGTCATCCTACTCCACGACTTAACTTTGTTGATGTGGGAACTGGTTCCCTTGGACAAGGTCTCTCTGTTGCAGCAGGCATGGCCTATGTTGGAAAAAATTTCGACAAGGCTAATTATCG CGTGTACTGTCTAATTGGTGATGGAGAAGCAGCAGAAGGTTCCATTTGGGAAGCACTTCATTTTTCGTCTTACTACAAATTAGACAATCTCTGCGCGATCTTCGACATAAATCGCCTGGGTCAGAGCGAGCCCACGTCTCTTCAACACAACATGGAAGTTTACCGTAAAAGACTCGAAGCTTTTGGTTTTAACGCTTTGGTTGTCGATGGTCACGATGTCGAAGAATTGGCTAAG GCCTTCCACGAAGCACAAAATACGAAAGAACGCCCAACTGCTATTCTAGCAAAAACCTTTAAGGGCAAGCACTTCCCCAATATCGAAGATCTAGAAAACTGGCATGGGAAACCTCTTGGCAACAAAGCCAATGAAGTAATTCAGCATTTAACCGGAATGTTGAAAAACCCTGGCCCCCTTGGGTTGCACCCCCAGAAACCACTGGTTGACGATGCTCCACTCGTAGACATCAGCAATATTAAGCTAGCATCTCCTCCAAGTTATAAACTGGGAGAACAAGTAGCTTCAAGATTGGCTTATGGCACTGCTCTAGCTAAG ctGGCCAAAAATAATCCTCGCGTAATCGCTCTGGACGGTGACACGAAAAACTCTACGTTCGCGGAAAAAATTAAGACCGTCGATCCAGCCCGATTCATCGAAGGTTTTATCGCTGAACAAAACGTTGTAGGAGTTGCGATAGGTGCAGCCTGCAGAGACAGAACCGTTGCGTTCGTGTCTGCCTTTGCAACCTTCTTCACACGCGCCTTTGATCAG ATCCGTATGGGTGCTATTTCACAAACCAATGTTAACTTTGTTGGTTCCCATTGTGGTGTTTCAATCGGAGAAGATGGTCCATCACAGATGGGTTTGGAGGATATAGCTATGTTCCGTACGGTACCTGGTTCCACCGTCTTCTACCCGAGCGATGCTGTTTCAACAGAACGTGCCGTTGAACTAGCAGCTAATACGAAAGGCATATGTTTCGTACGTACTTCCCGCCCTGCTACCGCGgttctatataaaaatgacGAACCATTCGCCGTTGGCAAGGGTAAGGTGGTTAAATCTTCCCCAAAAGATCGAGTACTCGTTGTCGGAGCTGGTGTAACTCTACACGAGGCACTCAAAGCTGCTGACGAATTGTCTAAAGCTGGAATAAACGTTCGAGTAATCGATCCGTTCACAATTAAACCACTCGATGCTCAATTGATTCTAAAGAACGCCAAAGAGGTTGGTGGTAAGGTCATTACGGTCGAAGATCATTACGCGGAAGGTGGTTTAGGCGATGCAGTTTTGTCGGTAGTTGCTTTGGAAAAGAATGTTGTAGTTAAAAAGCTGGCCGTTACGGAAGTTCCTCGTTCTGGACCACCAAACGTATTGTTGGAGAAATATGGAATTAGTGCGAACAAAATCGTCGCTGCCGTTCAAGAAGTTTTAAAGTTGTaa